A genomic stretch from Phoenix dactylifera cultivar Barhee BC4 unplaced genomic scaffold, palm_55x_up_171113_PBpolish2nd_filt_p 001247F, whole genome shotgun sequence includes:
- the LOC120103842 gene encoding (+)-neomenthol dehydrogenase-like isoform X1 has translation MNYSERKLLGSEIRSALAFFQPSAATILRHSAISSSHPLTGAFFGVRKGNRGLRSEKIPGATFLGITSSSRQQAMGSNERPNPDRLAVVTGANKGIGLETARQLASHGVTVILTARDEKRGTDAVESLHQVGFSNVVFHQLDVRDPASVASLAHFIQNQFGKLDILVNNAGASGVVVDVEGLKALNIDPESWLSGKATNIVQAVIRQDNEDAVTCLDTNYYGVKRVTEALLPVLMRSTSGARIVNVSSLRSELKRMPNESIRNQLNDIDNLNEEKIEKLLDGFLEDLKNGTLEAGGWPMMLPSYSVSKTVLNAYTRVLAKRYPDMCINCVHPGYVKTDINWNTGVLATEEGAKGPVMLALLPNGGPSGCYFDQTTMAEY, from the exons ATGAACTATTCCGAAAGAAAATTATTAGGCTCTGAGATCCGATCTGCCCTTGCCTTCTTCCAGCCATCCGCTGCCACTATTCTACGTCACAGCGCCATTTCTTCGAGCCATCCGCTGACAGGCGCCTTCTTTGGTGTTCGGAAGGGGAACAGGGGATTAAGGTCTGAGAAGATCCCTGGTGCCACCTTTCTTGGAATCACATCATCTTCCAG ACAGCAGGCAATGGGAAGCAACGAGCGGCCAAATCCAGACCG GCTTGCAGTGGTTACTGGAGCCAACAAAGGGATTGGCCTTGAGACTGCTCGGCAGCTTGCAAGCCATGGCGTAACTGTCATCCTAACTGCAAGAGATGAGAAGAGGGGGACAGATGCTGTTGAATCCCTCCACCAAGTCGGCTTCTCCAATGTGGTCTTCCATCAACTTGATGTTCGAGATCCTGCTAGTGTTGCATCCTTAGCCCATTTCATCCAAAATCAATTTGGAAAGCTCGATAtcttg GTAAATAACGCAGGAGCCTCAGGAGTTGTGGTAGATGTTGAAGGCCTGAAAGCTCTTAATATTGATCCTGAATCTTGG CTTTCTGGCAAGGCTACCAACATAGTTCAAGCTGTGATCCGTCAGGACAATGAAGACGCCGTAAcatgcctagacaccaattactATGGCGTCAAAAGAGTGACAGAAGCACTACTGCCTGTCCTGATGCGCTCGACCTCAGGTGCAAGGATTGTCAACGTTTCCTCTCTGAGATCAGAACTCAAG AGGATGCCCAATGAAAGTATCAGAAACCAGCTGAATGACATCGATAACTTGAATGAAGAGAAGATTGAGAAGTTGCTGGATGGATTCCTGGAGGACCTCAAGAATGGAACGCTTGAAGCTGGTGGATGGCCAATGATGTTACCTTCATATAGTGTATCAAAAACTGTGCTCAATGCCTACACAAGGGTTCTTGCAAAGAGGTATCCAGATATGTGCATCAACTGTGTGCACCCGGGCTATGTCAAGACTGACATCAATTGGAATACTGGGGTCCTCGCTACTGAAGAAGGGGCTAAAGGTCCGGTTATGCTTGCTTTGTTGCCCAATGGTGGCCCTTCAGGATGCTATTTTGATCAGACCACCATGGCAGAGTATTGA
- the LOC120108268 gene encoding 15-cis-phytoene desaturase, chloroplastic/chromoplastic-like isoform X2, producing the protein MSTARKRSCSQRQRCSEAMQLRRKSLPHENALHHTVILYQGVPRRVSDEVFVAMSKALNFINPDELSMQCILIALNRFLQEKHGSKMAFLDGNPPERLCMPIVDHIQSLGGEVQLNSRIQKVELNCDGTVKHFVLTNGNIISGGVYVIATPVDILKLLLPQEWREISYFKKLDKLVGVPVINVHIWFDRKLKNNYDHLLSSRIQSINTSSCPMEQQ; encoded by the exons ATGTCAACAGCCAGGAAGAGATCCTGTTCTCAGAGACAGCGATGCTCAGAAGCAATGCAGTTGCGAAGAAAATCTTTGCCACATGAAAATGCACTGCACCACACGGTTATTCTTTACCAG GGTGTGCCTCGTCGAGTCAGTGATGAAGTTTTCGTTGCCATGTCTAAGGCACTCAACTTCATAAACCCAGATGAGCTTTCCATGCAATGCATCCTTATTGCTTTAAATCGATTTCTTCAG GAAAAGCATGGTTCCAAAATGGCCTTCTTAGATGGTAACCCTCCTGAGAGGCTATGCATGCCAATTGTTGATCACATTCAGTCATTGGGTGGTGAAGTCCAACTAAATTCACGTATACAAAAAGTTGAACTGAACTGTGACGGAACCGTGAAACACTTTGTGCTCACCAATGGAAATATTATCAGTGGCGGTGTTTATGTTATTGCCACTCCTG TTGATATCTTGAAGCTTCTTTTGCCTCAAGAGTGGAGGGAAATTTCATACTTTAAGAAGCTGGACAAATTAGTGGGAGTTCCGGTGATTAATGTTCATATATG GTTTGACAGGAAACTGAAGAACAATTATGATCATCTTCTTTCCAGCAG GATCCAGTCCATCAACACCAGCAGTTGTCCTATGGAGCAACAATAG
- the LOC120108268 gene encoding 15-cis-phytoene desaturase, chloroplastic/chromoplastic-like isoform X1, which translates to MSTARKRSCSQRQRCSEAMQLRRKSLPHENALHHTVILYQGVPRRVSDEVFVAMSKALNFINPDELSMQCILIALNRFLQEKHGSKMAFLDGNPPERLCMPIVDHIQSLGGEVQLNSRIQKVELNCDGTVKHFVLTNGNIISGGVYVIATPVDILKLLLPQEWREISYFKKLDKLVGVPVINVHIWFDRKLKNNYDHLLSSSRIQSINTSSCPMEQQ; encoded by the exons ATGTCAACAGCCAGGAAGAGATCCTGTTCTCAGAGACAGCGATGCTCAGAAGCAATGCAGTTGCGAAGAAAATCTTTGCCACATGAAAATGCACTGCACCACACGGTTATTCTTTACCAG GGTGTGCCTCGTCGAGTCAGTGATGAAGTTTTCGTTGCCATGTCTAAGGCACTCAACTTCATAAACCCAGATGAGCTTTCCATGCAATGCATCCTTATTGCTTTAAATCGATTTCTTCAG GAAAAGCATGGTTCCAAAATGGCCTTCTTAGATGGTAACCCTCCTGAGAGGCTATGCATGCCAATTGTTGATCACATTCAGTCATTGGGTGGTGAAGTCCAACTAAATTCACGTATACAAAAAGTTGAACTGAACTGTGACGGAACCGTGAAACACTTTGTGCTCACCAATGGAAATATTATCAGTGGCGGTGTTTATGTTATTGCCACTCCTG TTGATATCTTGAAGCTTCTTTTGCCTCAAGAGTGGAGGGAAATTTCATACTTTAAGAAGCTGGACAAATTAGTGGGAGTTCCGGTGATTAATGTTCATATATG GTTTGACAGGAAACTGAAGAACAATTATGATCATCTTCTTTCCAGCAG TAGGATCCAGTCCATCAACACCAGCAGTTGTCCTATGGAGCAACAATAG
- the LOC120103842 gene encoding (+)-neomenthol dehydrogenase-like isoform X2, with protein sequence MGSNERPNPDRLAVVTGANKGIGLETARQLASHGVTVILTARDEKRGTDAVESLHQVGFSNVVFHQLDVRDPASVASLAHFIQNQFGKLDILVNNAGASGVVVDVEGLKALNIDPESWLSGKATNIVQAVIRQDNEDAVTCLDTNYYGVKRVTEALLPVLMRSTSGARIVNVSSLRSELKRMPNESIRNQLNDIDNLNEEKIEKLLDGFLEDLKNGTLEAGGWPMMLPSYSVSKTVLNAYTRVLAKRYPDMCINCVHPGYVKTDINWNTGVLATEEGAKGPVMLALLPNGGPSGCYFDQTTMAEY encoded by the exons ATGGGAAGCAACGAGCGGCCAAATCCAGACCG GCTTGCAGTGGTTACTGGAGCCAACAAAGGGATTGGCCTTGAGACTGCTCGGCAGCTTGCAAGCCATGGCGTAACTGTCATCCTAACTGCAAGAGATGAGAAGAGGGGGACAGATGCTGTTGAATCCCTCCACCAAGTCGGCTTCTCCAATGTGGTCTTCCATCAACTTGATGTTCGAGATCCTGCTAGTGTTGCATCCTTAGCCCATTTCATCCAAAATCAATTTGGAAAGCTCGATAtcttg GTAAATAACGCAGGAGCCTCAGGAGTTGTGGTAGATGTTGAAGGCCTGAAAGCTCTTAATATTGATCCTGAATCTTGG CTTTCTGGCAAGGCTACCAACATAGTTCAAGCTGTGATCCGTCAGGACAATGAAGACGCCGTAAcatgcctagacaccaattactATGGCGTCAAAAGAGTGACAGAAGCACTACTGCCTGTCCTGATGCGCTCGACCTCAGGTGCAAGGATTGTCAACGTTTCCTCTCTGAGATCAGAACTCAAG AGGATGCCCAATGAAAGTATCAGAAACCAGCTGAATGACATCGATAACTTGAATGAAGAGAAGATTGAGAAGTTGCTGGATGGATTCCTGGAGGACCTCAAGAATGGAACGCTTGAAGCTGGTGGATGGCCAATGATGTTACCTTCATATAGTGTATCAAAAACTGTGCTCAATGCCTACACAAGGGTTCTTGCAAAGAGGTATCCAGATATGTGCATCAACTGTGTGCACCCGGGCTATGTCAAGACTGACATCAATTGGAATACTGGGGTCCTCGCTACTGAAGAAGGGGCTAAAGGTCCGGTTATGCTTGCTTTGTTGCCCAATGGTGGCCCTTCAGGATGCTATTTTGATCAGACCACCATGGCAGAGTATTGA
- the LOC120108270 gene encoding mitochondrial import receptor subunit TOM40-1-like has protein sequence MEKKEGGGASLVVVWSVVLEPGRFWRVEKPRKEKNCGADERWREFKRVATGQVASTGIVALSYVQKVSEKVSLASDFMYNHMTRDVTSSFGYDYILRQCRLRGKIDSTGCVAAYLEERLNMGVNFILSAEIDHRKKDYKFGFGMTVGE, from the exons atggagaagaaagaggggggaGGGGCCTCGCTGGTGGTGGTGTGGTCGGTGGTGCTGGAGCCTGGAAGGTTCTGGAGAGTGGAGAAACCGAGAAAGGAGAAGAACTGTGGAGCGGACGAGCGGTGGAGGGAATTTAAACGG GTTGCAACAGGGCAAGTTGCAAGCACCGGTATAGTCGCACTGAGCTATGTTCAAAAGGTTTCTGAGAAG GTTTCCCTTGCATCTGATTTCATGTACAATCATATGACAAGAGATGTAACTTCAAGTTTTGGTTATGATTACATCCTTAGACAG TGTCGTTTAAGGGGGAAAATTGATTCCACTGGTTGTGTGGCTGCTTATCTTGAGGAGCGACTTAATATGGGCGTCAATTTTATTCTTTCTGCAGAG ATTGATCATCGGAAGAAAGACTACAAATTTGGGTTTGGTATGACTGTAGGAGAGTAA
- the LOC120108268 gene encoding 15-cis-phytoene desaturase, chloroplastic/chromoplastic-like isoform X3, with translation MDQGVPRRVSDEVFVAMSKALNFINPDELSMQCILIALNRFLQEKHGSKMAFLDGNPPERLCMPIVDHIQSLGGEVQLNSRIQKVELNCDGTVKHFVLTNGNIISGGVYVIATPVDILKLLLPQEWREISYFKKLDKLVGVPVINVHIWFDRKLKNNYDHLLSSSRIQSINTSSCPMEQQ, from the exons ATGGACCAA GGTGTGCCTCGTCGAGTCAGTGATGAAGTTTTCGTTGCCATGTCTAAGGCACTCAACTTCATAAACCCAGATGAGCTTTCCATGCAATGCATCCTTATTGCTTTAAATCGATTTCTTCAG GAAAAGCATGGTTCCAAAATGGCCTTCTTAGATGGTAACCCTCCTGAGAGGCTATGCATGCCAATTGTTGATCACATTCAGTCATTGGGTGGTGAAGTCCAACTAAATTCACGTATACAAAAAGTTGAACTGAACTGTGACGGAACCGTGAAACACTTTGTGCTCACCAATGGAAATATTATCAGTGGCGGTGTTTATGTTATTGCCACTCCTG TTGATATCTTGAAGCTTCTTTTGCCTCAAGAGTGGAGGGAAATTTCATACTTTAAGAAGCTGGACAAATTAGTGGGAGTTCCGGTGATTAATGTTCATATATG GTTTGACAGGAAACTGAAGAACAATTATGATCATCTTCTTTCCAGCAG TAGGATCCAGTCCATCAACACCAGCAGTTGTCCTATGGAGCAACAATAG